One Candidatus Chazhemtobacterium aquaticus genomic window, ATGACCTTAACCAGTGGCGGCCATCACGCAGTTGCAGACAGAGGTTATGGCTTCAACCCCATCAACACCATTGCTCTAACTACTAAGTATCTACTAACCAACAAGATCATAAACAACATAGCCATCCTTGATCTAGACGTTCACCTCGGCAACGGCACAATCGAACTCCTTCAGCACACCTCCAATATCCACATCTTTGACATTTACCGATACACCAAACCAGAGTGGATTACTCGACTACCATCCACACTTCCTGATAACATCCGTGTCTATCAAACCGATTCCACGAACCAATATTTTAAACAGCTGGAGTCGTACCTTGCCCAAATTAAAAAGCTCAATCCTGGTTTAGTTATTTACCACCACGGAGTTGATGTTTACAAAAATGATCGCTATGGCGGCATTCTCAAATTTTCTGAAGAAAAAATTCATCTCCGCGAGCGTCTACTCCTTAAATCTCTTTACCGTCATGTCCCGATTATGATTATTCTTGGAGGTGGTTATGTTAAATACGACAATCCAAGTCTCACCACCTCACGCAAAAAACACCCTCCACCGCCTCCACACCATCTTCTTTGAAGAACTTGAGAAACAAACAAATGAATTATCATCAACATTCTAGAAAACTAGCCCCCCTCCCCTCAACCAGCTACAATATTCCTTATGCAGACTGTTATTAACACCGCTCTTACTCACTATCTGCTCATCAACCCCAAAGCCAAAAAGACTGCCATCCTTCTCCATGGTTGGGGTCACAACTCTTCACTTTGGCAACAAGCTGTTCTTGAGTTTGACTCGCGATACCGATACTATCTGCTCGATCTTCCTGGTTTTGGCAGTACTCAAAACCTTCCCCCCGGTGCCGACATCCCCGAATTTACTCAGTTTGTTTTAAGCTTCATCAAAAAAATGAAAATTAAACAACCTCTTGTTATCGGTCACTCCTTTGGCGGCCAAATTGCTATAGACCTAGCTGCCTCATATTCCAATCTGCTCTCCGCCCTCATCCTTATAGCCCCGGCTGGTATCAGGACCATAGACCCCAAACTAAATCTCAAGGTTTACCTCATAAATCACCTTGCTCGCCTCTATCGTCCAATTAAAAAGGCAATTCCTTTTCTGGCTCACACCCCCTTAACCAACAATCTCGCCTCGGCAGATTACAAAGCTGCTTCTCCCGCCAATCGTCAGGTCTTGAAAAAAATTATCCGCCATGACCTGACTCATAAGCTTAACCAAATCTCTACTCCTACCCTCATCGTCTGGCCCGAGCTTGATCAAGAACTTCCTAATTTCTCAAGAACCTTAACAGATCATATCCCCAACTCCCGTCTGCGCGTCCTCTATGGCCAAGACCACAACCCCCATCTAAACAACCCATCAGAGCTAATCAGTACCATCAATCACTTTCTCTCTACCCTATGATCACTCTCCCCCTCACTCACCATCTTCACATCCTTCAACTCGAAGGCTACTCCCCTCTTCGTTTTCTCCGTTGGTGGCTTACCCATCCACTTGATTTCCAAGCCCCCATCAAAACCACTCTTAAATACACCCCTAAAGCCAAACGCCTTCTAGTCCTTTCTATTTTTAGCGCGTCTCTCCTCATTACCCTCTCATATATATATCTCTCTCTACCCACCACCCTGCTCATATCCTTTCTTCTTTTCTTCTTCCCCTATCCCCTTCTCTTCTTTGCTCTCTTACTCATCAAACCCTATGAGATTATTAATCTTCATCACACTATCATCAACACCAGCAAAATCCTTGCCTCTCAATCCAATCTCACCACCATCGGCATCACTGGATCCTATGGCAAAACCAGTACCAAAAACTTTCTCTATCATCTCTTAGACCATCACCACTACTCTCTTAAAACCCCTGCTTCATACAACACCATCTTTGGTATTGCCAAAGCCATCTCTCTTGAACTAACCTCCAAAGTCGACTCCTTCATCTGTGAGTATGGCGCCTACGTCAGAGGTGAGATCAAACAACTAACCCGTATGGTTCCTCCAGACTACGCCATCCTCACCGCTATCGGACCACAACACCTTGAGCGTTTTAAATCCTTACACAACACTACCCTGGCCAAATTCGAACTCATCGACTCCGTTATTCCTCAAAACGCCCTGGTTAATCTTGACAACGAGCATATCCGCCACCATCTTGAAAAACACTCTTCATATCAAGGTCTTAACACTTACTCATTTAAGTACAAAAAGGCTACCTTTTATGTCTCTCAGTACCAACTTACCTCGACAGGCTCCAGCTTTACCATTAAATACAAGGGGGAAAGCTATCCCTACTCCACTCATCTTTTTGGTACCAGTAATCTAGAGAACTTAGTTGCCGCCATCTCCATGTGCTTACTCCTTAAAGTCCCCCGTGCGACCATTACCAAAGCCCTTACCACCCTTAAACCCGCTCCCAATCGCCTTGAGATCAAAACCATCAACCAAGCCACCGTTATCGACAACACTTACTCCAGCAATGTAGAGGGTTTCACCAGTATTATTAATGACCTCAAACCTCTTAAAGGTAAGAAGGCCTTAATTACTCCAGGCATTGTTGAGTTAGGCCAACAAACCACACCTATCCATCACCAAGTTGGCAAGCAAGCGGCCACTGTCTTTGACACTATTATCTTAGTTGGTCAATCCCCAAGAACATTAGCTCTAGAAAAAGCTATTAAATCCACCCACCCCTCAACCACTATTACTTACCTCACCTCGCCTTCAGATTACTGGCCCACAGTCAGAACCTTATCCCAAACCCACTCCTGGATTTTGCTTGAAAACGACTTACCAGACAACTACTAAGCCCCTCCTTTTACCCCACCCTTAGCAAATCCGCTTAAGATATTACTCTCAAAGGTAGTCACTTTCTTTTGTTTCTTTTGCCAATCCGATACAGCTAGCTCGACCAACTCATCTACTAACTTATCAAACTTCACTCCAGTTTTTTCCCACAAGTAAAAAGCTAATGATCCTGGCATGGTGTTGATCTCATTAAAATACAATCTCTTACCGTCATACATAAAATCAACCCTAGCAATCCCCTTACCCCCAATCGCTCTAAAAAATCTTATCGCCATCTCCTCCACTGCTTTAATAATCTTTTTATCAACTCTGGCTGGCATCAATCTATCCGCAGCTGCCATTCCCTGCGTCTTACCACTCTTCTTAGCTCCTGGCTTAATATACTTATCCTCAAATGACAGCACCTCACCGCTAGTCAATGGCTGCTCCGTAATCGAAACTTGATATGGATCATTTCCCTTAATCGAGATGTTAACCTCAACCATATTCTTAACTGCCTTTTCCACCAAAACTCGGCTATCATACGCCAAAGCCACCTCAATCGCGTTGACCAGTTCGCTTTTACTCTTTGCTCTTGTGATTCCAATACTAGAACCCAAACTATTAGGCTTTACAAATACATCACTCCCCAGTTTGTCTATTTCACTCAACAATCCTTTCTTATTAACACCCCACTCTTCTTCACTGACTAACACATCCTCGACTACCTCTATACCCAAATCCTTAGCAACTCTTTTAGCCAAATACTTATCCATTCCCAAAGCACTTGCCCCCACTCCACATCCCACTAAAGGCAATCCCGTCAGCTCCACCAATCCCTGCATCGTTCCATCCTCACCATTCTTTCCATGAAATACTGGGAACACCACCCCTATCTCCTCGGCTACTCCTCCAAAACCCATCATCCCTTTTCCAAGTAGCTTTAGCTCTCTATCCGGCGGCAACACCACTCGTTTCCCGTCTTTAACCGGATTGTTTAAGTTTTGGTAGAAAGATGGCTCCAAAAATTTATCTCCTCCCATATACCATTCACCTGATTTACTAACATAAATAGGCAATACCTTATGACCCGCTCCTTTTAAGGCATGCATCACCTGCAACGCCGTCACGATCGAAACTTCATGCTCAGTACTTACACCTCCATACAATACCAAAACGTTTCTCATAAACGCCATTATATCCTCTTTACCTCCTATCCTTAAACCCTTTGGGCAAACGGCAATATAGCCAACACTCTAGCTCTCTGCACTTCTCGAGTCACTCTTCGCTGGTGCTTCTGACACACACCAGTTCTCATTCTCGATACCAACCGACCCTTAGACGACAAATACTTTGACAACACCTCAATTTCCTTATAATCAGGCTCCTTCATGTTCACACAAAAGTAACAAGGCTCCTTTGATCTTCTGATTTTCTTTTTTACTGGTGTTGCCATTTTTATTTACTACTAATTACTTTAAAAAGGAATATCATCGGCTACTTCCTCAGCCAAATCCTTCTCTTCTTTCTTACTCTTCTTCTCTTTCTTGTCGTCTCCACCCTGATCATCCTGTTTCTCATCCTCAGCGGTTTCTAACTCAATTCCTTCTCCACCTTCCTCAGGCATCATCGAGCTTGTGTCTACTCCACCGCCAAACTCTTCTTCCTGCCCTTGTTTACCTTGACCAAAGGCAATCATCTCCTCGATCACTATCTCAGTGGTTTTTCTCTCAGCTCCATCCTGACCCGCCCAAGTTCGGGTAGATAGTCTTCCCTCAACATATACTTTTCTACCCTTAAAGAGTAAATTGGCACAAATCTCAGCCAACTTGTTCCACGCCACCACATTATGAAACTCAACATCTTCCTGCTTTTGACCGCTGTTATCAACCCACTCACGATTAGTCGCAATTCCAAATGAACAAACTGGAGTTCCCTGAGGTGTATATCTAAGTTCAGGATCTCTGGTTAGGTTTCCAATTATAATAACTTTGTTTAAGCTTCTAGCTGCCATATTCTTTTATTACCGAAAAACTAAAAAGTTACTCCTTCTTACTTTTAAGCTTTGCCGGCTTATTATCCTTAATAATCCGCTGATTTTTAACTACCAATAAATGTCGTAGTAATCCTTCCTCTAGTTTAATCCGCTTCTGCAACTCAGTCACCTCATCAGCCGCCAACTCCAACTCAAACAAAACATACACACCCTTCATTTGTTTTTTAATTGGATATACCAAATCTTTCTTGCCCCAAAAATCAACACTTACCACTTTACCACCACTTTTACCCAACCACTCTTTAACCAAAGCCTCAGCCTCTTTCTGTTGCTTACCATCAGGCAATACCAACATTAACTCGTAATTCTTTTTTGTCATCTTGTTCAAAATAAATATATCACACTAATTTTACTTTTAGACTCATGCTTGATCAAAAAGCCAAGTCTAAAACCGATCCATTTATCAGTTACATCGGCCTGGAAATTTTACCTCAATATAGCTTCAAAAGCAATTATATATCCTTACTGACCAATCATAAACTCCACTACATCCCCCTCCTTCATCTCATACTCTCTTCCCTCCATTCTCATTTTTCCTTCCTCAGCCACACCTTTCCAACCCTGATACTCGATAAAATCGTCATAACTACACACCTTTGCCTTAATAAACTTCTTTTCAAAATCACTGTGAATCACCCCTGCAGCCTCAGGGGCCTTACTCCCCCTCTCTATAGTCCAGGCCCTCACTTCCTTTTCTCCAGCCGTCAGGAAACTAATCAAGTTTAGTTTTCCATAAGCCAAACTCACCAACCGATCTAGACCCGACTGGCTTACTCCCAACTCAGCCAAATAAAGTCTTGCCTCTTCCCTACCTAACTCAGCCACCTCAGCCTCTACTCGAGCCGACAGCGCCACGACTGGTATCTTTAACTTTGCCTCCACCTCAACCTCAACCTCTGTCACTTTATCCATCTGATTCTCACCAATATTCACTACCGCCACCTCATCCTTCATGGTTAACAAAAACATCTCCCCCACCCACTCCCTCTGTTTATCACTCATCTTAAGCAATCTAGCTGGTTTACCCTCATTTAGATGGTTAAATAACACCTCAGCCCACTCCCTTATCTCCGCTGTCTGTTTTCTGGCTACACTAAGCTGTCTCTCTACCGTCTCTAGATCCTTCATGATCAACTCAGCCTCAACTACTGCATAATCATCCTCAGGACTAACAGCCCCAGCTCTAACCACATCGTCATCCTCAAAAGCCCGCAACACATGACAAACCAAATCGACCTCGCGAATATTAGCCAAAAACTTATTTCCCAACCCCTCACCCTTGGCCGCCCCCTTAACCAAACCGGCAATATCATTAAATGTCACTGTCGCTGGTACTATTCGCTCAGTCCCCACTACCTTAGCAAGTTTCTCCAATCTCTCATCCGGCACCGGCACTACTCCCACATTAGGCTCAACTGTGGCAAATGGGTAATTAGCTGCCAACGCCTGTTGCTTACCCAACAATGCATTAAATAAAGTACTCTTCCCCACATTTGGTAACCCGACTATGCCGACTGATAAACTCATGTCAGCATTATACCGCCACACCCCTCTCCTTATTCTCCTGCCAATTTGCTACCATTAACTAGACATGCTTGCCCACCTGATTATCTATTTTCTATCATTTGTCGGTGTCTGGGTCGGATCAGGCCTAGCCATTAAATCAGTCGAACGGCTTTCCCGTACTCTTAAAGTCTCCTCCTTTGCCATCTCCTTTATCACCCTAGGCTTCTTCACCTCCATTGGCGAGCTCTCTGTTGGTCTAAACTCCATCATCAAGAATGATCCAGAAATCTATGTTGGCAACCTTATCGGTGCCACCATCGTCATCTTCATGCTCATCATTCCGCTCCTGGCAATTCTTGGCAACTCCATTCGTATTACTCCTGAGTTTAAAGGCTTTAACCTAGCTGCTTCCCTTGTCGTTATCTCTCTCCCTGTCATCTTAGCCATGGATGGCCGTGTTGGTCACACCGACAGCTACAGTGTTCTCATTCTCTTTACTCTTCTTTTAATCAGCGTTCAAAGTCGTCGTGGTTTAATCGAAAAGCTAAAAAGCATAACTCCCAAGCCAAATATCAAGTTAGGTAAAGAACTGGTCAAGATTGTTTTTGGTCTTGCCACCATCTTCATCTCCAGTCGTTTCATCGTTGAACAAACTCTCTACTTTTCCAATTTTTTTCACATCTCTCCCTTCCTCATCAGCCTTATGGTCATCTCGTTAGGTACTAATATTCCAGAGCTTTCACTCGTGCTTCGCTCAGCCTTCATCCGTAACCACCAGATTGCCTTTGGCAACTATGTTGGCTCAGCCGCTTTTAATACCTTTTTACTAGGCCTGCTTACCCTTATATACGGCGACACTGTTTACCTCACCAATAGCTATCTAGTAAGCCTACTCTTCCTCATCTTTGGACTGATTGCCTTCTACTACTTCGCCCGCACCAAAAACACCATCTCTCGTCTTGAAGGAGTGTTTCTCCTTTTCATCTATCTTGCTTTTATCTCCACTGAAATAATCCTCCACTAA contains:
- a CDS encoding single-stranded DNA-binding protein — translated: MAARSLNKVIIIGNLTRDPELRYTPQGTPVCSFGIATNREWVDNSGQKQEDVEFHNVVAWNKLAEICANLLFKGRKVYVEGRLSTRTWAGQDGAERKTTEIVIEEMIAFGQGKQGQEEEFGGGVDTSSMMPEEGGEGIELETAEDEKQDDQGGDDKKEKKSKKEEKDLAEEVADDIPF
- a CDS encoding D-alanine--D-alanine ligase family protein, which codes for MRNVLVLYGGVSTEHEVSIVTALQVMHALKGAGHKVLPIYVSKSGEWYMGGDKFLEPSFYQNLNNPVKDGKRVVLPPDRELKLLGKGMMGFGGVAEEIGVVFPVFHGKNGEDGTMQGLVELTGLPLVGCGVGASALGMDKYLAKRVAKDLGIEVVEDVLVSEEEWGVNKKGLLSEIDKLGSDVFVKPNSLGSSIGITRAKSKSELVNAIEVALAYDSRVLVEKAVKNMVEVNISIKGNDPYQVSITEQPLTSGEVLSFEDKYIKPGAKKSGKTQGMAAADRLMPARVDKKIIKAVEEMAIRFFRAIGGKGIARVDFMYDGKRLYFNEINTMPGSLAFYLWEKTGVKFDKLVDELVELAVSDWQKKQKKVTTFESNILSGFAKGGVKGGA
- the ychF gene encoding redox-regulated ATPase YchF encodes the protein MSLSVGIVGLPNVGKSTLFNALLGKQQALAANYPFATVEPNVGVVPVPDERLEKLAKVVGTERIVPATVTFNDIAGLVKGAAKGEGLGNKFLANIREVDLVCHVLRAFEDDDVVRAGAVSPEDDYAVVEAELIMKDLETVERQLSVARKQTAEIREWAEVLFNHLNEGKPARLLKMSDKQREWVGEMFLLTMKDEVAVVNIGENQMDKVTEVEVEVEAKLKIPVVALSARVEAEVAELGREEARLYLAELGVSQSGLDRLVSLAYGKLNLISFLTAGEKEVRAWTIERGSKAPEAAGVIHSDFEKKFIKAKVCSYDDFIEYQGWKGVAEEGKMRMEGREYEMKEGDVVEFMIGQ
- a CDS encoding sodium:calcium antiporter, with the translated sequence MLAHLIIYFLSFVGVWVGSGLAIKSVERLSRTLKVSSFAISFITLGFFTSIGELSVGLNSIIKNDPEIYVGNLIGATIVIFMLIIPLLAILGNSIRITPEFKGFNLAASLVVISLPVILAMDGRVGHTDSYSVLILFTLLLISVQSRRGLIEKLKSITPKPNIKLGKELVKIVFGLATIFISSRFIVEQTLYFSNFFHISPFLISLMVISLGTNIPELSLVLRSAFIRNHQIAFGNYVGSAAFNTFLLGLLTLIYGDTVYLTNSYLVSLLFLIFGLIAFYYFARTKNTISRLEGVFLLFIYLAFISTEIILH
- the rpsR gene encoding 30S ribosomal protein S18; this translates as MATPVKKKIRRSKEPCYFCVNMKEPDYKEIEVLSKYLSSKGRLVSRMRTGVCQKHQRRVTREVQRARVLAILPFAQRV
- a CDS encoding alpha/beta fold hydrolase, whose product is MQTVINTALTHYLLINPKAKKTAILLHGWGHNSSLWQQAVLEFDSRYRYYLLDLPGFGSTQNLPPGADIPEFTQFVLSFIKKMKIKQPLVIGHSFGGQIAIDLAASYSNLLSALILIAPAGIRTIDPKLNLKVYLINHLARLYRPIKKAIPFLAHTPLTNNLASADYKAASPANRQVLKKIIRHDLTHKLNQISTPTLIVWPELDQELPNFSRTLTDHIPNSRLRVLYGQDHNPHLNNPSELISTINHFLSTL
- the rpsF gene encoding 30S ribosomal protein S6, whose translation is MTKKNYELMLVLPDGKQQKEAEALVKEWLGKSGGKVVSVDFWGKKDLVYPIKKQMKGVYVLFELELAADEVTELQKRIKLEEGLLRHLLVVKNQRIIKDNKPAKLKSKKE
- a CDS encoding Mur ligase family protein, translated to MITLPLTHHLHILQLEGYSPLRFLRWWLTHPLDFQAPIKTTLKYTPKAKRLLVLSIFSASLLITLSYIYLSLPTTLLISFLLFFFPYPLLFFALLLIKPYEIINLHHTIINTSKILASQSNLTTIGITGSYGKTSTKNFLYHLLDHHHYSLKTPASYNTIFGIAKAISLELTSKVDSFICEYGAYVRGEIKQLTRMVPPDYAILTAIGPQHLERFKSLHNTTLAKFELIDSVIPQNALVNLDNEHIRHHLEKHSSYQGLNTYSFKYKKATFYVSQYQLTSTGSSFTIKYKGESYPYSTHLFGTSNLENLVAAISMCLLLKVPRATITKALTTLKPAPNRLEIKTINQATVIDNTYSSNVEGFTSIINDLKPLKGKKALITPGIVELGQQTTPIHHQVGKQAATVFDTIILVGQSPRTLALEKAIKSTHPSTTITYLTSPSDYWPTVRTLSQTHSWILLENDLPDNY